A part of Cannabis sativa cultivar Pink pepper isolate KNU-18-1 chromosome 6, ASM2916894v1, whole genome shotgun sequence genomic DNA contains:
- the LOC115694887 gene encoding mitogen-activated protein kinase kinase kinase 20-like: MIMKKRGREEKEKNSLGKKQRSIYRRDEEWGWMRGKLLGVGGYGSVSEAIIPGEARSRPPQFKDFPSLLAVKSAHPGSSYADLIMEKVVYTSLGSSPHILKFYGHDHTFSEEHDGNYGGIIYNLFLENALGGSLSGLIERTKVGLLESQARVHTRSILKGLELIHHKGFVHCDIKPSNILMVHCDDDNPHGVDGLVAKIADFGLSKRSNDDFEKRVRGTSLYLSPESVCEETQDQASDIWALGCVVLEMLTGSTPWDVNLGQEELFSKISTETPSLPSYLTSTAQDFLLECFTRDPNQRPSAQMLLNHSFAMKWEEDSEEEDPEEEDSEEEDPKEDPKDDLVKDPEEEEDPEEDPEEDPDEDPEEDPKEENPKEDPEEDPEEDPEEDPEEDPEEDPEEDPEEDPEEDPDPKEEDPKEDPEEDLEEDPEEDPEEDSEEDPEEDPEEDSEEDPEEDPEEDPEEDPEEDPEEDPEEEDPEEDSKS; this comes from the coding sequence ATGATTATgaagaagagaggaagagaagaaaaagaaaagaattcgTTAGGAAAGAAACAAAGAAGCATATATAGAAGAGATGAAGAATGGGGATGGATGAGGGGTAAATTGTTGGGAGTTGGAGGTTATGGCTCTGTTTCCGAAGCGATTATCCCTGGCGAAGCTCGTTCTAGACCACCACAATTTAAAGACTTCCCGTCACTTTTGGCTGTAAAATCTGCTCATCCAGGTTCTTCTTATGCCGACCTCATAATGGAAAAGGTTGTTTATACGTCTTTGGGGTCCAGTCCTCACATCCTCAAGTTCTACGGCCACGATCATACATTTTCTGAAGAACATGATGGAAACTATGGCGGAATCATTTATAACCTGTTTTTGGAGAATGCCTTGGGTGGATCATTGAGTGGTTTGATTGAGAGAACAAAGGTTGGGTTGCTTGAGTCTCAAGCAAGAGTACACACTCGCTCTATTCTTAAAGGATTGGAGTTGATACACCATAAGGGTTTTGTCCACTGCGATATAAAACCATCCAACATTTTGATGGTTCATTGTGATGATGATAATCCTCATGGTGTGGATGGTTTGGTTGCCAAAATTGCTGATTTTGGTCTCTCTAAGAGAAGTAATGATGATTTTGAGAAACGAGTGAGAGGTACTTCGTTGTATCTGTCTCCTGAGAGTGTTTGCGAAGAAACTCAAGACCAGGCCTCTGACATTTGGGCTCTTGGGTGTGTTGTTCTTGAGATGTTGACTGGAAGTACGCCATGGGATGTAAATTTGGGGCAGGAAGAGCTGTTCAGCAAGATTTCTACTGAAACACCTTCTCTACCATCTTACCTTACTTCCACTGCTCAAGATTTTTTACTTGAGTGCTTCACCAGAGACCCCAATCAGAGACCTTCTGCTCAGATGTTGTTGAATCATTCGTTTGCTATGAAATGGGAAGAGGATTCCGAAGAAGAAGACCCAGAAGAAGAGGATTCTGAAGAAGAAGACCCAAAAGAAGATCCCAAAGACGACCTAGTAAAAGATCCCGAAGAAGAGGAAGATCCTGAAGAAGACCCAGAGGAAGATCCTGACGAAGACCCAGAAGAAGATCCCAAAGAAGAGAATCCTAAAGAAGACCCTGAAGAAGATCCCGAAGAAGACCCAGAGGAAGATCCTGAAGAAGACCCAGAGGAAGATCCTGAAGAAGACCCAGAGGAAGATCCTGAAGAAGATCCAGATCCCAAAGAAGAGGATCCTAAAGAAGACCCTGAAGAAGATCTCGAAGAAGACCCTGAAGAAGATCCCGAAGAAGACTCTGAAGAAGACCCTGAAGAAGATCCCGAAGAAGACTCTGAAGAAGACCCTGAAGAAGACCCTGAAGAAGATCCCGAAGAAGACCCAGAGGAAGATCCCGAAGAAGATCCTGAAGAAGAGGATCCCGAAGAAGACTCGAAAAGCTGA